One part of the Gadus macrocephalus chromosome 8, ASM3116895v1 genome encodes these proteins:
- the si:ch211-106h4.4 gene encoding MAM and LDL-receptor class A domain-containing protein 2 isoform X1, protein MKPFFALLSGFLVIASSCPNDKFLCGSGECLPLEVICNSTIDCKDGSDEGFCGGCGFENGSCGWNDTSKTNSWKLVMANMTNRPTPDHTTESLLGHVMYLNGSNSKYPSKATLELAVASGAALACHLSFWYQFQDVKGSSWPSLLVNMLRDDTKTELLSVEEKKEGWENATAFIGNQPGGYKLEFLFEAPFLDVCDVMLDDITLKHCGEWDVPAGSDQLTCDFEKDTCSWYADNTKRLLWKRNGRYGEPGYDHTTGKGGHYMNIDTRNNLDTSSTARLISYPQPVTKAICVSFWYHMFGNSIGSLRFITKRAGENETLVWIRHGTQGNKWRFADLTFQTQSPLQFIIEAEVGEKHTEGSIAVDDIEVSSSPSGSCPAERECTFQSSLCGLQPRDEPDFSWIRTRGIQHANSSGPASDHTLGTEQGFYLSARLWGHPAGTTVGMLSSVMEPRVGGECWMFWYYMEGEDVGQLTVSVQTPEVPRSLGGQNWTRTGDQGGHWRHARVTVDSREAPYQLLFEATAGSGARRDVVIDDIIVLDDICPPEGYCDFEMDYCGWVNSPPANSSLDWDWLSEEDHTIGTNGHFVRISCDSREELIARLETESMPAVESGCLELWHHAEGFLMDRPTKIELTMFVNDSTGLHAVWTTNGFPNRTWIQARVDYNSSEVHQIVLQAKCAINWKESMALDDIHIMRGTTCAQLIPTTTPNPPTTTSSPPPSQMDCNFGQGLCSWVQETSDGIDWIRSSGLQVDQPLDGPMYDHTIESKNGFYLLLNGSGSEDGERAVIYLPLHSEQQTDICVGFWYYMLGPSVPRLDLVVQDKNSDWLAWTRQGSQDSEWINAQVTISTSQVVKVLFEGRRNTTSRGFVAIDDITVRQGICNASHVCSFDSNLCNFEADHMWVHQRGMETHLDHTSGTEHGFFMTVHVREGQQGEVAHLRTPDFPASTGTCIRFWYWLLAGTADILSVHVLQGADLSSALWSRSGAPSTGWEVAELTVSSSGKFKVVFSVLRDPSTNSTVLLDDVSWTEGPCAPRGGCDFESGTCTWVNVPVEGGHDWVHANGHFQGPPADHTTETSEGGFLLSSALPQGQPSRARVLSEWIHQREELACLALWYHTSTSDLGTLRVFILSGPEEKQQVLQTNHSGPGWTLISDSVSSSKPFQVMIEAESPDGGFMAVDDISIKPGSCPGNETTEGFTGCSFENDTCDWLDVSTSKFQWLRNRNATLSENTGPSVDNTLGTELGWYMSVEADKGEENSFATLQSPTMNQASADCTLHFYYHMYGKDMGGLLVVLGTDSRSTPLWWLSGDQGNRWLHGEVRVARVPHQFSISFEAVRSFSHLGDVAIDDISFSNCTLHDPQPSCPEVMFTCNNKVCVERNRVCDFTDDCGDESDEADCEQHGKAGRCSFEQGLCSWTGSGWTWHTATDAWPMHGPPRDHTQNTNAGHYVVPDPGSLTGPSGELISHTLLPSANCSVRFYHFSRDDASARLSLHARTQWPSGGGGDTALWLRDQSQSYSWQRAEVTFSSSAPSKIVFHYERGQASGLVALDDVSFSESCLFDTGPPCKDDEFHCWRSEGTPCVSASRQCDYRLDCPLGEDEDTCGPCTFERDQCQWNDSSQGPRGWLRQRATNQTTPPTDHTSQTGFYMKVEPVPGRALDEARLSSPLLPASSAYCQMRFHFHMSSERAGSLAVLMQQAGAGEATLWSRPHNTVSRWAYESLPLGQHLQPYKLFFISKVNKTVALDDISFVNCEASFQPPALSNYSCTFEEGLCGWEQGSQGQLEWLRNSGPTDTPNTGPSGDHTNGTGKYLYIESSPPSQKGNVAWLKSQLLAPAGEDGYCLTFWYHMYGATVGSLRVVLQKVDPYEQTTAWQLNGSQGRDWQMGRLHVTDQPRVHLAILEARVGGETGDIAVDDVKLVSGPCAASDVCDFETGSCNWRQEANDNSGWVRWSGPSPNPNTGPVTDHTTHTDWGHYYLLPSKASDLSGHRTKMASPWFTAANGGCLQLWYHMHGPGVGTLNVYRQSQSGQDTLLLFRSGDHSPMWRFAQAPLGDHPLPYRIVVEGVSEGPTQSGDMAFDDVQVTHQPCPPPGHCDFESSLCDWSSLGGGADLGGGADLGGGADLGGWLRGRGASPHPSNGPDVDHTTNSDQGYYVHIDTYVGGWGTVSSLRGDLLQAATGGHCLNFWYHMNGSDVGTLQVYINDRKMHNSGEGEGVLLWNKDGNQGHTWLEASVPVLHGNAFWFVFVYQGGRSGGGTMALDDINVLSGPCPNAPPTPPTTEESLTVGLAVGLTLMSGVAIASSLFAFNNWWTARWSASGFVCVCGCLGGAPENTDRVEIARNSVFEIMSDQQEAQHESESDLSFFNNLYEPSQPDTPV, encoded by the exons CTGGAGTTTTTATTCGAAGCCCCATTTCTAGATGTCTGTGATGTCATGCTTGACGACATTACCTTGAAGCACTGCGGGGAGTGGGACGTTCCCGCGGGATCAGACCAACTCACGTGTGACTTCGAGAAGGACACTTGCTCCTGGTATGCGGACAATACCAAGCGCCTTTTGTGGAAAAGAAATGGACGATATGGTGAACCAGGATACGACCACACCACTGGTAAAG GAGGTCATTACATGAACATCGATACCAGAAACAACCTTGATACCTCCTCAACGGCGAGACTCATCAGCTACCCCCAGCCAGTAACCAAGGCCATATGTGTCAGCTTTTGGTACCACATGTTTGGCAACAGTATTG GTTCTTTAAGGTTCATTACAAAACGCGCGGGCGAAAACGAGACGCTGGTTTGGATAAGACACGGAACCCAGGGGAACAAGTGGCGCTTCGCTGACCTCACTTTCCAAACTCAAAGTCCACTACAG TTCATTATAGAGGCAGAGGTCGGTGAAAAGCACACCGAAGGAAGCATAGCCGTGGACGACATAGAGGTgagcagcagccccagcggcTCCTGTCCGGCTGAGAGAGAGTGCACCTTCCAGTCCTCCCTCTGCGGCCTGCAGCCCCGAGACGAACCAGACTTCAGCTGGATAAGAACCAGGGGGATCCAGCACGCCAACTCATCCGGCCCGGCTTCTGATCACACCCTTGGGACAGAACAAG GGTTTTACCTGAGCGCCAGGCTGTGGGGTCACCCCGCCGGCACCACGGTGGGCATGCTGAGCTCAGTGATGGAGCCCCGAGTGGGCGGAGAGTGCTGGATGTTCTGGTACTACATGGAGGGCGAGGACGTGGGCCAGCTCACCGTCTCTGTTCAAACGCCCGAGGTGCCCAGGAGCCTGGGTGGGCAGAACTGGACGCGGACCGGAGACCAGGGAGGCCACTGGAGGCACGCCCGGGTGACGGTGGACAGTCGTGAGGCGCCCTACCAG CTTCTCTTTGAGGCCACAGCCGGGAGTGGTGCGAGGAGGGATGTGGTCATTGACGACATCATTGTTCTTGATGACATCTGTCCGCCCGAAG GATACTGTGACTTTGAGATGGACTACTGTGGCTGGGTGAACAGTCCACCGGCCAACTCCAGCCTGGATTGGGACTGGCTCTCAGAAGAGGACCACACAATTGGTACAAATG GACATTTTGTGAGGATTTCGTGCGACTCTCGAGAGGAGCTGATAGCGCGCCTGGAGACCGAGTCAATGCCTGCAGTCGAGAGCGGCTGTCTGGAGCTCTGGCACCATGCTGAGGGTTTTTTAATGGACC GCCCTACCAAAATAGAGCTGACGATGTTTGTAAATGACTCAACCGGACTCCATGCAGTGTGGACTACCAACGGATTCCCCAACCGAACTTGGATCCAAGCCAGGGTGGATTATAATTCCTCAGAAGTTCACCAA ATTGTTCTGCAAGCCAAGTGTGCCATCAACTGGAAAGAAAGTATGGCCCTTGATGATATCCACATCATGAGGGGAACCACCTGTGCTCAgctcatccccaccaccaccccgaatccccccaccaccacctccagccctcccccctcccagatGGACTGCAACTTTGGGCAAG GTCTGTGTAGTTGGGTCCAGGAAACATCGGATGGTATCGACTGGATCCGAAGCAGTGGTCTCCAAGTGGACCAGCCATTGGATGGACCTATGTATGACCACACCATTGAGAGCAAAAATG GGTTCTACTTACTGTTAAACGGCTCGGGATCTGAAGATGGCGAGAGGGCCGTCATATATCTTCCTCTACACAGCGAACAACAAACAGATATCTGCGTGGGATTCTGGTATTACATGCTTGGACCTTCAGTGCCTCGTCTTGACCTGGTGGTTCAAGAT AagaactctgattggctggcctgGACTCGCCAAGGCAGTCAGGATTCAGAGTGGATTAACGCACAGGTGACCATCTCTACCAGCCAGGTGGTCAAG GTCCTGTTTGAAGGCCGGAGGAACACCACCAGCCGGGGATTTGTCGCCATCGACGACATCACAGTGAGGCAAGGCATCTGCAACGCCAGTC ATGTATGCAGCTTTGACTCAAACTTGTGCAACTTTGAGGCGGATCATATGTGGGTTCACcaaagagggatggagacacATTTGGACCACACCTCTGGAACTGAGCATG GGTTCTTCATGACTGTGCATGTTCGGGAGGGGCAGCAGGGGGAAGTGGCTCATCTCCGTACACCAGACTTCCCCGCGTCGACGGGGACGTGCATACGCTTCTG gTACTGGTTGCTGGCGGGCACCGCTGACATCCTCTCGGTCCACGTGCTGCAGGGCGCCGACCTCAGCTCTGCTCTGTGGAGCCGCTCCGGAGCGCCCTCTACAGGCTGGGAGGTGGCGGAGCTCACCGTGTCCTCCAGCGGCAAGTTTAAG GTGGTGTTCAGTGTGCTGCGGGATCCCAGCACCAACTCCACGGTACTGCTCGATGACGTCTCATGGACGGAGGGGCCGTGTGCCCCGCGGGGGGGCTGTGACTTTGAGTCCGGGACGTGCACCTGGGTCAACGTCCCCGTGGAGGGGGGCCACGACTGGGTGCACGCCAACGGACACTTCCAGGGCCCGCCGGCCGACCACACCACGGAGACCAGCGAGG GTGGGTTCTTGCTGAGCTCAGCCCTGCCACAGGGCCAGCCCAGCCGGGCCCGGGTGCTCTCTGAGTGGATCCACCAGAGAGAGGAGCTGGCCTGTCTGGCCCTCTGGTACCACACATCCACCAG TGACTTGGGAACATTGCGTGTATTCATACTATCAGGGCCGGAGGAAAAGCAACAGGTGCTTCAAACTAACCACTCAGGCCCTGGATGGACCCTGATCTCTGATTCTGTATCCAGCTCCAAACCTTTCCAG GTGATGATCGAGGCAGAGTCCCCAGATGGTGGTTTCATGGCTGTTGATGATATCAGCATCAAACCGGGTTCATGCCCAG GGAATGAAACAACCGAGGGGTTTACGGGCTGTTCCTTTGAGAATGACACTTGTGACTGGTTGGACGTCAGTACCAGTAAGTTTCAGTGGCTCAGGAACAGAAACGCAACTCTGAGTGAGAATACCGGACCGTCTGTGGACAACACACTGGGAACTGAGCTGG GTTGGTACATGTCGGTGGAGGCAGACAAAGGTGAAGAGAACAGCTTTGCCACCCTGCAAAGTCCCACCATGAACCAGGCCAGCGCTGACTGTACACTGCACTTCTACTACCATATGTATGGAAAAG ACATGGGGGgcctgctggtggtgctggggacGGACTCCAGGTCCACTCCCCTGTGGTGGCTCTCCGGGGACCAGGGGAACCGCTGGCTTCACGGGGAGGTCCGGGTGGCCCGCGTCCCGCACCAGTTCTCCATCTCGTTCGAGGCGGTCCGAAGCTTCAGCCACCTCGGGGACGTGGCCATCGACGACATCAGCTTCTCCAACTGCACCCTGCACG ATCCCCAGCCTTCATGTCCTGAGGTGATGTTCACCTGCAACAACAAGGTGTGCGTTGAACGCAACCGAGTGTGTGACTTCACTGATGACTGCGGAGATGAGTCTGATGAGGCAGACTGTG AGCAACACGGGAAGGCCGGGCGCTGCAGCTTCGAGCAGGGCCTGTGTTCCTGGACAGGAAGTGGGTGGACTTGGCACACGGCCACTGACGCCTGGCCCATGCACGGGCCACCACGGGAccatacacaaaacacaaacgctg GTCACTATGTCGTCCCGGACCCTGGGAGTTTGACGGGACCGTCCGGAGAGCTCATCTCCCACACCCTGCTTCCGAGCGCCAACTGCAGC GTGAGGTTCTACCACTTCAGCCGAGACGACGCCTCCGCCCGGCTCAGCCTCCACGCCAGGACACAGTGGCCATCTGGTGGTGGCGGCGACACGGCCCTGTGGCTCAgggaccaatcacagagctACAGCTGGCAGAGGGCGGAggtcaccttctcctcctcggcTCCGAGCAAG ATAGTTTTCCACTACGAGCGAGGTCAAGCTTCGGGGTTGGTTGCCCTGGACGACGTGTCTTTCTCGGAAAGCTGCCTCTTTGACACTGGGCCGCCCTGTAAG GACGACGAGTTTCACTGCTGGCGATCGGAGGGAACTCCATGTGTGTCGGCGAGCAGGCAGTGTGACTACCGGCTGGATTGCCCCCTAGGGGAGGACGAGGACACCTGTG gtcccTGCACCTTCGAGAGGGACCAGTGCCAGTGGAACGACAGCAGCCAGGGGCCGCGCGGGTGGCTGAGACAGAGGGCCACCAACCAGACCACGCCCCCCACCGACCACACCTCACAGACAG GCTTCTACATGAAAGTGGAGCCCGTTCCTGGGAGGGCGCTTGATGAGGCTCGTCTCTCGAGTCCCCTTCTCCCGGCCTCGTCCGCCTACTGTCAGATGCG GTTTCACTTCCACATGAGCAGTGAGAGAGCTGGGTCACTGGCAGTGCTTATGCAGCAAGCCGGGGCCGGTGAAGCAACGCTGTGGTCACGCCCTCACAACACTGTCTCCCGTTGGGCCTACGAGTCCCTGCCGCTTGGCCAACACCTCCAACCATAtaag CTGTTCTTCATTAGCAAGGTGAATAAAACTGTGGCTTTGGACGACATCTCCTTCGTGAACTGCGAAGCATCCTTCCAGCCCCCAG CTCTGTCCAACTACAGCTGCACCTTTGAGGAAGGTCTGTGTGGCTGGGAACAGGGGTCCCAAGGGCAGCTGGAGTGGCTGAGGAACTCTGGCCCTACAGATACTCCCAACACGGGGCCCTCCGGAGACCACACCAACGGCACCG GGAAGTACTTGTATATAGAGAGTTCCCCGCCAAGTCAAAAGGGGAACGTGGCCTGGTTAAAGTCTCAGCTGCTGGCCCCTGCTGGTGAAGACGGGTACTGCCTCACCTTCTGGTACCACATGTATGGAGCCACGGTGGGGTCTCTGAGGGTGGTCCTGCAGAAGGTCGACCCCTATGAGCAAACAACG GCATGGCAGCTCAACGGGAGCCAGGGTCGTGATTGGCAGATGGGCCGGCTTCACGTGACGGATCAGCCACGCGTCCACCTGGCCATCCTGGAGGCCAGGGTGGGCGGGGAGACGGGCGACATCGCCGTCGACGACGTCAAGCTCGTCAGCGGCCCGTGCGCCGCCTCAG ATGTGTGTGACTTTGAGACGGGGAGCTGTAATTGGCGGCAGGAAGCAAACGACAATTCAGGCTGGGTCCGATGGTCGGGCCCCAGCCCCAACCCCAACACCGGCCCTGTCAccgaccacaccacccacacggACTGGGGGCATTACTACCTCCTGCCCTCCAAGGCCTCGGACCTGTCTGGGcacagaaccaagatggcctcACCCTGGTTCACTGCAG cgAATGGAGGGTGCCTGCAGCTCTGGTACCACATGCACGGCCCAGGCGTGGGGACCCTGAACGTGTACCGTCAGAGCCAGTCAGGCCAGGACACCCTGCTGCTGTTCCGCTCCGGGGACCACAGCCCCATGTGGAGGTTCGCCCAGGCCCCCCTGGGGGACCACCCCCTGCCATACCGG ATTGTGGTGGAAGGCGTGAGTGAGGGCCCCACCCAGAGCGGGGACATGGCCTTCGACGACGTCCAGGTCACCCACCAACCCTGCCCCCCGCCGGGCCACTGCGACTTTGAGAGCAGCCTGTGTGACTGGAGCAGCCTGGGTGGAGGAGCGGACCTGGGTGGAGGAGCGGACCTGGGGGGAGGAGCGGACCTGGGGGGCTGGCTCAGGGGCCGGGGAGCCTCCCCACACCCCAGCAACGGGCCCGACGTCGATCACACCACCAACTCAGATCAGG GTTACTATGTGCATATTGACACCTATGTTGGTGGTTGGGGAACGGTGTCGTCCCTGCGAGGGGATTTACTCCAAGCCGCCACTGGAGGGCACTGTCTCAACTTTTGGTACCATATGAATGGTAGTGATGTGGGCACTCTGCAGGTGTATATCAATGACAG GAAAATGCACAACAGCGGCGAAGGGGAAGGAGTTCTACTTTGGAATAAGGATGGTAACCAAGGACACACGTGGCTGGAGGCTAGCGTGCCTGTTCTTCACggaaatgcattctgg tttgtgtttgtgtatcaggGTGGAAGGAGTGGCGGTGGCACCATGGCGCTGGATGATATCAACGTCCTGTCCGGACCGTGCCCCAATGCGCCCCCTACGCCGCCGACCACTGAAG AATCACTGACCGTTGGGCTGGCAGTGGGACTCACTCTGATGTCGGGCGTTGCCATCGCCAGCAGCCTCTTCGCGTTCAATAATTGGTGGACTGCAAGGTGGTCCGCAAG tggttttgtctgtgtgtgcgggtgccTCGGGGGTGCTCCGGAGAACACCGACCGTGTGGAAATCGCCCGGAACTCAGTATTTGAGATTATGAGCGACCAACAA gaaGCACAACATGAAAGTGAATCAGACCTTTCCTTCTTCAACAATTTGTATGAGCCGTCCCAACCAGATACCCCCGTGTGA